From one Trifolium pratense cultivar HEN17-A07 linkage group LG1, ARS_RC_1.1, whole genome shotgun sequence genomic stretch:
- the LOC123892666 gene encoding uncharacterized protein LOC123892666 — MMQQIVQCVDESVISPNDVVGRVLGPEHPGRMRCLGMAATPTNTFTSNIARLSHLSNSSIVPSTSSPNYWQEKYTNLESAFKAYLMMKEGCIPQEVANILGSSNPDVASEPDSPFNARGSSGGSNI; from the exons ATGATGCAGCAAATAGTACAGTG TGTTGATGAATCTGTAATTTCTCCTAATGATGTTGTCGGTAGAGTGCTTGGGCCTGAGCATCCTGGAAGAATGCGATGTTTGGGTATGGCAGCAACTCCTACTAATACATTTACAAGTAACATAGCCCGACTTTCACATTTAAGTAATTCTTCGATTGTTCCGTCTACATCATCGCCTAATTACTGGCAAGAAAAGTACACAAACTTGGAAAGTGCATTTAAAGCTTATCTTATGATGAAAGAAGGATGCATTCCTCAGGAAGTGGCTAACATTTTGGGTTCATCGAAT cctGACGTTGCAAGCGAGCCTGATTCACCTTTTAATGCACGAGGATCAAGTGGTGGAAGCAATATCTGA
- the LOC123913598 gene encoding B3 domain-containing protein At2g16210-like encodes MSFHYFPEFYRIIYQDKKLSIPKKYVEKYWKGMSNPIFLRFPNGVEQQIFWGESNTNDDICFQKNWENFAKCLKYGNLLTFKHIGGPYFMVNIFGLNGLEINYSNVKSIVDQQVVEEVAKEIAKQPQRKSNIKTEISMDWDSKHQKFSGSNRGGMMKKAKKCTTTAAAANQNPFFEVVLSKTYAAGFYLSIPSEFSTQQLKNLKDIDATLRVGEDTPMQVGFKFYKHNKSIISGGWPLFCREYNLKVNDVCKFVMIQSRPLSFTVIIDRAKDRPRAKKLSRLNQRSK; translated from the exons atgTCATTTCATTATTTCCCTGAATTTTATAGGATAATATATCAAGATAAGAAGCTG AGTATTCCCAAGAAATATGTGGAGAAATATTGGAAAGGAATGTCAAACCCAATATTCCTTAGATTCCCAAATGGTGTTGAACAACAAATATTTTGGGGGGAGAGTAATACTAATGATGATATTTGCTTTcaaaaaaattgggaaaattTTGCAAAGTGTCTCAAATATGGAAATCTCTTAACTTTTAAACACATAGGTGGACCATATTTCATGGTTAACATATTTGGTCTCAATGGTTTAGAAATAAACTATTCCAATGTAAAATCCATTGTTGATCAACAAGTTGTTGAAGAAGTAGCTAAAGAAATTGCAAAGCAACCACAAAGAAAAAGTAATATCAAGACAGAAATAAGTATGGATTGGGATTCTAAACACCAAAAATTCTCAGGTAGTAACAGAGGAGGCATGATGAAGAAGGCTAAAAAATGCACAACAACTGCTGCAGCTGCTAATCAAAATCCCTTTTTTGAAGTTGTATTGTCAAAAACATATGCTGCTGGCTTTTACTTG TCAATACCAAGCGAGTTTTCAACACAACAGTTGAAGAACTTGAAAGACATTGATGCAACCCTACGGGTGGGTGAGGACACGCCGATGCAAGTGGGCTTCAAGTTTTATAAGCACAATAAATCTATTATTAGTGGCGGTTGGCCGTTGTTTTGCCGAGAATATAACTTGAAAGTTAATGATGTTTGCAAGTTTGTGATGATTCAAAGCCGACCACTTTCATTCACTGTTATTATTGATCGAGCCAAAGACAGACCAAGAGCTAAGAAGTTGTCAag ATTGAACCAAAGGAGTAAGTAG